The Acanthopagrus latus isolate v.2019 chromosome 6, fAcaLat1.1, whole genome shotgun sequence genome includes a region encoding these proteins:
- the LOC119021736 gene encoding uncharacterized protein LOC119021736: MTFAEDVHVPQRMEPNDLMTPTSGVTFLAFIEIFQHILDGSTQTLVQTFIMNDYHFSTSLALNLEPSFVKYLGLYVISSKPMAAIPPTSLITSMEDIRSWMSRNFLKLNGNKTEALLIGSKFTLTNSQHSPAPPIIINGFPVPFSPQVKSLGVTLDNTLSFAPHIKNITWTAFFTSVTSPDSAHHYPNPNPGSFVCHFPHRLLQCPPNRTPRQTHQQTANHPELSRPDCTKSSDHITPILIQLHWLPVQFHIHFKNLHKALHHLAPTYLCDLLHEYSTSRTLRSNSAGLLTIPTSRLSTMGA; encoded by the coding sequence ATGACATTTGCTGAAGACGTTCATGTTCCCCAAAGGATGGAACCTAATGATCTGATGACTCCCACTAGTGGGGTGACATTTCTGGcttttattgaaatatttcaacatataCTGGATGGATCAACACAAACTTTGGTACAGACGTTCATTATGAATGATTATCACTTCAGTACTTCCCTGGCACTTAATCTAGAGCCATCATTTGTTAAATACTTGGGTTTATATGTCATCTCCTCCAAACCCATGGCCGCCATCCCTCCCACCTCCCTCATCACCAGCATGGAAGACATCCGGAGCTGGATGAGCAGGAACTTCCTGAAGCTTAATGGCAATAAAACTGAGGCCCTGCTCATCGGCTCCAAATTCACCCTCACCAATTCACAACACAGTCCAGCCCCACCCATCATCATCAACGGATTCCCTGTACCCTTCTCCCCCCAAGTCAAGAGCCTCGGTGTCACTCTGGACAACACCCTCTCATTTGCAcctcacattaaaaacatcacatggaCTGCCTTCTTCACCTCCGTAACATCTCCAGACTCTGCCCATCACTACCCCAATCCAAATCCTGGTTCATTCGTTTGTCACTTCCCACATCGACTACTGCAATGCCCTCCTAACCGGACTCCGCGCCAAACTCATCAACAGACTGCAAATCATCCAGAACTCAGCCGCCCGGATTGCACCAAATCATCTGACCACATCACCCCTATTCTCATCCAACTTCACTGGCTCCCAGTGCAATTCCACATCCACttcaaaaacctccacaaagcTCTCCACCATCTAGCCCCCACTTACCTCTGCGACCTCCTCCACGAATACAGCACCTCTCGCACCCTCCGCTCAAACTCTGCTGGACTGCTAACCATCCCCACATCACGCCTCAGTACCATGGGTGCCTGA